A genomic region of Chelmon rostratus isolate fCheRos1 chromosome 8, fCheRos1.pri, whole genome shotgun sequence contains the following coding sequences:
- the nt5c3a gene encoding cytosolic 5'-nucleotidase 3 isoform X2 has product MPQFEKTTVHMRDPERVEQIICGLIKGGASKLQIITDFDMTLSKFAVNGKRCPTCHNIIDNCKLVTEECRQKLLQLKNKYYPIEIDPHLTMEEKYPFMVEWYFKSHTLLVEQRIEKDKLSEVVRESDAALREGYEQFFDRLQQHNVPVFIFSAGLGDVLEEIIRQAGVYHPNVKVVSNFMDFDDNGVLRGFKGELIHVYNKHDGALRNTEYFKQLKEYCNIILMGDSLGDLSMADGVPNVENILKIGFLNDKVEERLDKYLDSYDIVLVKDETLEVPNAILQKVL; this is encoded by the exons ATGCCTCAGTTCGAGAAGACGACGGTCCACATGAGGGACCCCGAGAGGGTGGAGCAGATCATCTGTGGCCTCATCAAAGGAGGAGCTTCCAAACTGCAG ATCATCACAGACTTCGACATGACGTTAAGCAAGTTTGCCGTCAACGGTAAACGCTGCCCGACGTGTCACA ATATCATTGATAACTGCAAGCTGGTGACAGAGGAGTGCAggcagaagctgctgcagctgaagaataAATATTATCCCATCGAGATCGACCCTCATCTCACCATGGAAGAGAAATACCCATTCATGGTGGAGTG GTATTTCAAGTCTCACACGCTACTCGTGGAGCAGCGGATAGAGAAAGACAAACTGTCAGAGGTGGTGAGAGAGTCTGATGCTGCACTCAG GGAAGGCTATGAGCAGTTCTTCGACCGCCTCCAGCAGCACAATGTGCCTGTCTTCATCTTCTCCGCTGGCCTGGGCGACGTCCTGGAGGAAATCATCCGTCAAGCCGGAGTCTACCACCCCAACGTCAAGGTCGTCTCCAACTTCATGGACTTTGACGACAAT GGCGTCCTGAGGGGCTTCAAAGGCGAGTTGATCCACGTGTACAACAAACACGATGGTGCCCTGCGGAACACGGAGTACTTCAAACAGCTGAAGGAGTACTGCAACATCATCCTGATGGGCGACTCGCTGGGGGACCTCAGCATGGCCGACGGAGTGCCCAACGTGGAGAACATCCTCAAGATCGGCTTCCTCAACGACAAG gtggaaGAGCGACTGGACAAATATCTGGACTCTTATGACATCGTCCTGGTGAAGGACGAGACTCTGGAAGTGCCCAACGCCATCCTCCAGAAGGTTCTATAA